A single genomic interval of Alphaproteobacteria bacterium harbors:
- a CDS encoding SPFH domain-containing protein, which yields MFAGSALFAIALLILAIVVLFMGVVTVPQGREYTVERFGRYTRTLRPGLSLLMPFIDRIGARMNMMEAVLDVPSQEVITKDNAVVTVNGIVFFQVLDAAKAAYEVNRLEVAILNLTMTNVRTVMGSMDLDELLSQRDRINAQLLTVVDDATTPWGIKVTRVEIKDITPPKDLVESMGRQMKAERDKRAAVLEAEGLRQSAILKAEGAKQAAILQAEGRREAAFRDAEARERAAQAEAKATSLVSSAIAEGNVQAINYFVAQKYVDALAQFAQSPNQKTFFLPLEVTSLAGLVAGIDALIRDASAKRGGT from the coding sequence ATGTTTGCTGGGTCGGCACTTTTCGCGATTGCCCTCCTCATCCTTGCGATCGTGGTGTTGTTTATGGGGGTCGTGACGGTACCCCAAGGGCGCGAATACACGGTCGAGCGCTTCGGCCGTTATACCCGCACGCTCCGTCCCGGCCTGAGCCTTCTCATGCCGTTCATCGATCGTATCGGCGCGCGGATGAACATGATGGAAGCCGTGCTCGACGTGCCCTCGCAGGAAGTGATCACGAAAGATAACGCCGTCGTCACGGTAAATGGCATCGTGTTCTTCCAAGTGCTCGACGCGGCGAAGGCCGCCTATGAAGTGAACCGGCTCGAGGTGGCGATTCTCAACCTCACCATGACCAACGTCCGCACGGTGATGGGATCGATGGACCTCGACGAGCTCCTGTCCCAACGCGACCGGATCAACGCGCAACTTCTGACCGTTGTCGACGACGCGACGACGCCGTGGGGCATAAAAGTGACCCGCGTCGAGATCAAGGACATCACACCACCCAAGGACCTCGTGGAGTCGATGGGTCGCCAGATGAAGGCGGAGCGCGACAAGCGTGCCGCGGTCCTCGAGGCGGAGGGTCTGCGCCAGTCCGCCATCCTCAAGGCGGAAGGGGCCAAGCAAGCCGCGATTCTCCAGGCCGAGGGTCGCCGTGAGGCTGCCTTTCGAGACGCCGAAGCGCGCGAGCGCGCCGCGCAAGCCGAGGCCAAGGCGACCTCGCTTGTTTCGTCCGCGATCGCGGAAGGAAACGTACAGGCGATCAACTATTTCGTGGCGCAGAAATATGTCGATGCGCTCGCCCAGTTCGCCCAGTCGCCCAACCAGAAGACGTTCTTCCTGCCGCTCGAGGTCACGAGCCTGGCCGGGCTCGTGGCCGGCATCGATGCGCTCATCCGCGACGCAAGTGCTAAGCGCGGGGGCACCTGA
- a CDS encoding TldD/PmbA family protein, whose protein sequence is MVHDDEALDLLSALLAQAKKSGADAADGLLVRSASLSHTQRLGKVEKLERSESRDLGLRVFIGARQAVVSTTDHDAKSLDALVERAIAMARVVPEDPFCGLAPEAMIARNIPVLDICDVVEPSPETLIERARECEAAARAVPGVTNSEGADAGWSTVSVALAASNGFAGHYRTSEHSVGAAVLAGQGTGMERDYDASSSVYGSDLEAAAAVGTRAGEKAVRRLNPRKIKTTKAPVVFDPRVSNRILGHLAAAIDGSAIARGTSFLLDKMGKRILPSGMNVIDDPLRPRGFRSKPFDGEGIATKRRAVVEDGVLTTWFLDLRSARQLGLTTTGHAARGTSSPPVPAPTNLYLEPGKISATGLIKETGSGLYVTELIGFGVNGVTGDYSRGAAGYWIENGALGYPVSEITIASNLKEMLLNLTAASDLVFRYGMNAPTLRISEMTIAGA, encoded by the coding sequence ATGGTGCACGACGACGAAGCCCTCGATCTACTCAGTGCGCTGCTCGCCCAGGCAAAGAAATCGGGTGCCGACGCGGCGGACGGCCTCCTTGTTCGAAGCGCGTCATTGAGTCACACCCAACGGCTCGGCAAGGTCGAGAAGCTCGAACGGTCGGAAAGCCGGGACCTTGGCCTGCGCGTTTTCATCGGCGCGCGCCAGGCCGTGGTTTCGACGACCGATCACGACGCCAAGTCGCTCGACGCGCTCGTGGAACGCGCCATCGCGATGGCCCGCGTGGTCCCGGAGGACCCCTTCTGCGGATTGGCGCCCGAAGCGATGATTGCGCGGAACATCCCCGTCCTCGACATCTGCGACGTAGTCGAGCCGTCGCCCGAAACGCTCATCGAGCGCGCACGCGAATGCGAGGCGGCGGCACGGGCCGTCCCGGGTGTTACCAATTCCGAAGGGGCCGACGCGGGATGGTCTACCGTGAGCGTGGCCCTCGCCGCCTCGAACGGCTTTGCCGGCCACTATCGCACATCCGAGCATTCGGTCGGCGCCGCCGTGCTCGCGGGCCAGGGCACTGGAATGGAACGCGATTACGATGCGTCTTCCTCCGTTTATGGGAGCGACCTCGAAGCGGCGGCGGCCGTCGGCACGCGTGCCGGGGAGAAAGCCGTGCGGCGATTAAATCCGCGCAAGATAAAGACGACGAAGGCGCCGGTCGTCTTCGATCCGCGCGTTTCCAACAGGATCCTCGGCCACCTCGCGGCCGCGATAGATGGTAGTGCCATCGCCCGCGGCACCAGCTTCCTCTTGGACAAGATGGGCAAGCGCATCCTGCCTTCCGGCATGAACGTGATCGACGATCCGCTACGCCCGCGCGGATTCCGCTCGAAGCCGTTCGATGGCGAGGGCATTGCGACGAAGCGCCGTGCCGTCGTCGAAGACGGTGTGTTGACGACATGGTTTCTCGACCTGCGTTCTGCACGCCAGCTCGGCCTGACCACGACCGGCCATGCCGCTCGCGGCACCTCTTCGCCGCCGGTGCCGGCACCGACCAATCTTTATCTCGAGCCGGGAAAAATCTCCGCGACGGGGCTCATCAAGGAAACGGGCAGCGGCCTCTACGTGACCGAGCTGATCGGCTTCGGCGTCAACGGAGTCACCGGCGACTACAGTCGAGGGGCTGCAGGCTATTGGATCGAGAACGGCGCGTTGGGCTATCCGGTGAGCGAGATCACCATTGCCTCGAATCTGAAGGAGATGCTTTTAAACCTCACGGCGGCGAGCGATCTCGTCTTCCGCTACGGCATGAACGCGCCGACATTGCGTATCTCGGAAATGACGATCGCGGGAGCTTGA
- a CDS encoding UDP-2,3-diacylglucosamine diphosphatase, translated as MSRAQHFRTIWISDIHLGTRGCKAEFLLDFLKHTECDMLYLVGDIVDGWRLRRSWYWAQTHNDVIQKILRKARKGTKVIYIPGNHDEVLRDYVGLVLGGIQVLEDHIHETADGKRLLILHGDEFDGVVKYAKWLALLGDGAYAACLTLNHWFNHVRRKLGYPYWSLSAYLKNKVKNAVEYVSNFETAVAQEARRRGADGVVCGHIHKAEMRVIDGVLYCNDGDWVESCTALVEHPSGQLEIIDWTRAKELVLYHAAE; from the coding sequence ATGAGTAGAGCACAGCATTTCCGAACCATCTGGATTTCGGATATCCATCTCGGTACGCGTGGCTGCAAGGCTGAGTTCCTCCTCGACTTCCTCAAGCATACCGAGTGCGACATGCTCTACCTCGTGGGCGATATCGTCGACGGGTGGCGCCTTAGACGCTCCTGGTACTGGGCGCAGACTCACAACGACGTGATCCAGAAAATCCTGCGCAAGGCACGCAAGGGAACGAAAGTCATTTACATCCCCGGCAATCACGACGAGGTTTTGCGCGACTATGTCGGCCTCGTGCTTGGCGGCATCCAAGTCCTGGAAGACCATATTCACGAAACCGCGGACGGCAAGCGGCTCTTGATCCTGCACGGCGACGAGTTCGACGGCGTGGTCAAGTACGCAAAGTGGCTCGCCCTACTCGGCGACGGTGCGTACGCCGCATGCCTCACGTTGAATCACTGGTTCAACCACGTTCGCCGGAAGCTCGGCTATCCCTATTGGTCGCTCTCCGCTTATCTTAAGAACAAGGTCAAGAACGCGGTCGAATATGTTTCGAACTTCGAGACGGCGGTGGCGCAGGAGGCGCGGCGTCGCGGCGCCGATGGCGTGGTCTGCGGCCATATCCACAAGGCCGAGATGCGCGTCATCGATGGTGTGCTTTACTGCAACGATGGCGACTGGGTCGAAAGCTGCACGGCCCTCGTGGAGCATCCTTCGGGCCAACTCGAAATCATCGATTGGACCCGAGCCAAGGAGCTCGTTCTCTATCACGCGGCGGAGTAA
- a CDS encoding UbiD family decarboxylase, translating to MPYGSLRDFMARLERDGRLVRVSAPVSPILEMTEIQTRLLAEAGPAVLFENVATAEGRRFEMPVLVNLFGTTERVAWGMDRAPGDLRRLGETLAFLRQPEPPGGWREAFDMLPLLRTVMAMKPRTVSRAPCQDVVLQGDEIDLHRLPVQTCWPGEPAPLITWPIVVTKGPGQSREDDYNLGIYRMQLTGRKTTFMRWLKHRGGAQHHARWKAAEETGGRAVPLPAAAVIGADPGTILAAVTPVPDTMSEYQFAGLLRGQKVELVDCKTVPLKVPAQAEIVLEGHVSLDRYGDEGPYGDHTGYYNAIERFPVFTVSAITMRSDAIYLSTFTGRPPDEPSVLGEALNEVFIPLLQQQFPEIVDFWLPPEGCSYRIAVVAIRKAYPGHAKRVMMGVWSYLRQFMYTKWVIVVDDDIDARNWKDVMWAVSTRMDPARDITLVENTPIDYLDFASPESGLGSKIGLDATNKWSPETTRTWGDKIRMSDDIVETVTRKWPSLGLPGSGKPIWR from the coding sequence ATGCCCTACGGCTCACTCCGGGATTTCATGGCGCGGCTGGAGCGGGACGGCCGGCTCGTGCGGGTCAGTGCACCCGTTTCGCCCATCCTCGAGATGACCGAAATTCAAACTCGGCTCCTCGCCGAGGCGGGGCCGGCAGTCCTGTTCGAGAACGTGGCGACGGCCGAGGGCAGGCGGTTCGAGATGCCGGTGCTCGTCAACCTCTTCGGAACGACCGAGCGTGTCGCTTGGGGCATGGATCGTGCGCCGGGCGATCTACGGCGCCTGGGCGAAACACTCGCCTTCCTGCGCCAACCGGAGCCGCCAGGCGGCTGGCGCGAGGCATTCGACATGTTGCCGCTTCTCAGAACGGTGATGGCGATGAAGCCACGGACCGTTTCGCGAGCGCCCTGCCAGGACGTCGTTCTGCAAGGCGACGAGATCGACCTTCATCGCCTGCCCGTCCAAACCTGCTGGCCGGGCGAGCCGGCACCGCTTATCACGTGGCCGATTGTCGTCACGAAAGGCCCCGGCCAGTCTCGCGAAGACGATTACAACCTCGGCATCTATCGCATGCAGCTCACCGGTCGAAAAACGACCTTCATGCGATGGCTCAAGCATCGCGGCGGCGCCCAGCATCATGCGCGTTGGAAGGCTGCCGAGGAAACCGGGGGTAGAGCGGTACCGTTGCCCGCGGCTGCGGTCATCGGTGCGGATCCGGGCACGATCCTCGCCGCCGTGACGCCCGTGCCCGATACCATGAGCGAATACCAGTTCGCCGGCCTCCTGCGCGGCCAAAAGGTCGAGCTCGTCGACTGCAAGACCGTTCCCCTGAAGGTGCCGGCACAGGCGGAGATCGTCCTTGAAGGGCACGTCTCGCTCGACCGCTACGGCGATGAAGGGCCCTATGGCGATCACACAGGCTATTACAACGCGATAGAGCGCTTTCCCGTCTTCACCGTGAGCGCAATCACGATGCGTTCCGACGCGATCTATCTGTCTACCTTCACCGGTCGCCCGCCCGACGAGCCGTCCGTGCTCGGCGAAGCGTTGAACGAGGTGTTCATTCCTCTCCTCCAACAGCAATTTCCGGAGATCGTCGATTTTTGGTTGCCCCCCGAGGGCTGCTCGTATCGCATTGCCGTGGTCGCGATCAGGAAGGCGTATCCAGGGCATGCGAAGCGGGTCATGATGGGCGTGTGGTCTTATCTGCGCCAGTTCATGTATACAAAGTGGGTCATCGTCGTGGACGACGACATCGACGCGCGGAACTGGAAAGACGTAATGTGGGCGGTGTCGACGCGAATGGACCCCGCGCGCGATATCACCCTCGTCGAAAACACGCCGATCGATTATCTCGATTTCGCTTCGCCGGAGTCTGGGCTCGGCTCCAAGATTGGCCTAGATGCCACGAATAAATGGTCGCCGGAGACGACGCGCACTTGGGGTGACAAGATTCGCATGTCGGACGACATCGTGGAGACCGTGACCCGCAAATGGCCCTCCCTCGGCCTGCCGGGCAGCGGCAAGCCGATTTGGAGGTGA
- a CDS encoding NfeD family protein — protein sequence MNSFASIQFWHWWVLGALLLALEAMAPGAIFLWPGISAGIVGLLLLAFGDISIEAQIVVFAILSLVTVVGWRAYLRWRPVGTDDPRLNRRGEQYVGREFTLAEPIVNGRGRVRIDDTQWRVEGPNSDAGTTVRVTAVNGAILIVKPN from the coding sequence ATGAATTCCTTCGCCAGCATCCAGTTCTGGCATTGGTGGGTGCTCGGGGCCCTGCTGCTTGCGCTCGAGGCGATGGCGCCGGGTGCAATATTCCTTTGGCCCGGCATCTCTGCGGGGATCGTCGGCCTGCTTCTTCTCGCCTTCGGCGATATTTCGATCGAGGCGCAGATTGTCGTTTTTGCGATCCTGTCGCTTGTCACCGTTGTGGGCTGGCGCGCTTATCTGCGCTGGCGGCCGGTCGGTACGGACGACCCGCGCCTCAATCGTCGTGGTGAGCAGTATGTCGGCCGCGAGTTCACCCTAGCCGAGCCAATCGTGAACGGCAGGGGTCGCGTGCGGATCGACGACACGCAGTGGCGCGTCGAGGGGCCAAATAGTGACGCAGGTACCACGGTGCGCGTCACGGCCGTGAATGGCGCCATCCTCATCGTCAAGCCGAATTGA
- a CDS encoding YegS/Rv2252/BmrU family lipid kinase, with amino-acid sequence MPIDPLRPRRLLVIYNPAAGWRRRRQFARVIALLEKLGCAVTVVRTRERGDAERLARVAEPGRYDLVVAAGGDGTINEVINGLAESALPLALLPLGTANVLAAEVGLDGDAYAIAEAIAFRPPRPIFLGTANGRRFALMVGVGFDARVVEELDLKLKRLIGKAAYALSALGQLMSYRSQRYQVEIGHERFSAAAIVVAKGHYYGGRFVIAARARLEDPQLHVAIFERPGRWNLVRYAWALITDRLDRLRDVVILPATKLTVHGPDGEGVHADGDLIASLPLSVALAERPLALVTAA; translated from the coding sequence TTGCCGATCGATCCTTTGAGGCCGCGCCGCCTGCTTGTCATTTACAATCCGGCGGCCGGTTGGCGCCGGCGCCGGCAATTTGCTCGGGTGATCGCACTTCTCGAAAAACTCGGGTGTGCGGTCACGGTGGTGCGGACGCGCGAGCGGGGCGATGCCGAGCGACTTGCTCGCGTGGCCGAGCCCGGGCGCTACGACTTGGTCGTGGCGGCGGGGGGTGACGGTACGATCAACGAGGTCATAAACGGATTGGCCGAGAGTGCCCTGCCGCTCGCACTTCTACCCCTCGGCACGGCAAATGTGCTGGCGGCCGAAGTGGGTCTCGACGGCGATGCATACGCGATCGCCGAGGCGATAGCGTTCCGACCGCCGCGTCCCATCTTCTTGGGGACCGCGAACGGGCGGCGTTTCGCGCTCATGGTCGGCGTCGGATTCGACGCCCGTGTCGTCGAGGAACTCGATCTCAAGCTCAAGCGGCTGATCGGCAAAGCCGCCTATGCGCTTTCTGCACTCGGCCAGCTCATGTCCTATCGCTCGCAACGTTACCAAGTCGAGATCGGCCACGAGCGCTTCAGCGCTGCTGCGATCGTCGTCGCCAAGGGACATTATTATGGTGGGCGTTTCGTGATCGCAGCACGCGCGCGCCTCGAGGACCCGCAACTTCATGTGGCGATCTTCGAGCGGCCGGGGCGCTGGAACCTCGTACGCTATGCCTGGGCGCTCATAACCGACAGGCTGGACCGGCTTCGCGACGTCGTCATCCTTCCGGCGACCAAGCTTACGGTTCACGGACCCGACGGCGAGGGGGTGCACGCCGACGGGGATCTGATCGCCTCGCTGCCATTATCGGTGGCGCTTGCCGAGCGACCCCTTGCGCTGGTGACCGCGGCCTAG
- a CDS encoding VOC family protein — protein MIDHVSITVRDLGTAQKFYDSVMAALDFPCVYRTDRAIGYGVRDRPASKDPYISIFQSDRVVADHRHWAFRAKSRSAVDRFHAAALAAGGHDDGAPGLRQDYHADYYAAFVRDPDGNRIEAVCHIPV, from the coding sequence GTGATCGATCACGTCTCCATCACCGTGCGCGATCTCGGCACGGCGCAGAAATTCTACGACTCGGTAATGGCTGCCCTCGATTTTCCCTGCGTCTACCGGACCGACCGCGCGATCGGCTATGGCGTGCGCGATCGCCCGGCAAGCAAGGATCCCTACATTTCGATCTTCCAGAGCGACCGCGTCGTCGCGGACCACCGGCACTGGGCATTTCGCGCCAAAAGCCGTTCCGCGGTCGACCGTTTTCACGCCGCGGCCCTTGCGGCCGGGGGTCACGACGATGGCGCGCCCGGGCTTCGCCAGGACTACCACGCCGACTACTACGCCGCATTTGTGCGCGACCCGGACGGCAACCGCATCGAAGCTGTCTGTCACATACCCGTGTAG
- the aqpZ gene encoding aquaporin Z — MDMTRRLGAEFIGTAWLVLGGCGSAVLAAAFPNVGIGLLGVAFAFGLTLLTMAFAIGHISGCHINPAVTVGLWAGGRFPAREIIPYVIAQVLGGIAGAAILYAIASGKTGFDVSAGFAANGYGDHSPGHYALPACIVSEVTMTFAFIFVILGSVHKRVPQGFAPIPIGLCLTLIHLISIPVTNTSVNPARSTGPALFVGGWALDQLWLFWLAPIVGAVLGGLVYRWIGGMSGD; from the coding sequence ATGGACATGACGCGACGACTTGGCGCTGAGTTCATAGGAACCGCATGGCTCGTTCTTGGAGGTTGTGGGAGTGCCGTGCTGGCAGCGGCATTTCCGAATGTCGGCATCGGGCTCCTGGGCGTCGCCTTCGCTTTCGGGCTGACGCTTTTAACGATGGCCTTCGCGATCGGCCACATATCCGGCTGCCACATCAATCCGGCCGTGACGGTAGGCCTTTGGGCCGGAGGACGTTTTCCGGCCCGGGAGATCATTCCCTATGTAATTGCCCAAGTGCTGGGTGGGATCGCAGGGGCTGCAATCCTCTACGCGATCGCGAGCGGCAAGACGGGCTTCGACGTATCCGCCGGATTCGCGGCGAACGGTTATGGCGATCATTCGCCGGGACATTACGCCTTGCCGGCATGCATCGTCTCGGAAGTCACGATGACCTTCGCATTCATTTTCGTGATCCTGGGTTCGGTCCATAAACGCGTGCCCCAGGGCTTCGCGCCGATTCCGATCGGCCTCTGTCTCACGCTCATCCATTTGATCAGCATTCCCGTCACCAATACCTCGGTCAATCCCGCACGCAGCACGGGGCCAGCCCTCTTCGTGGGCGGCTGGGCGCTCGATCAGCTTTGGCTGTTCTGGCTTGCCCCTATTGTGGGCGCGGTGCTTGGAGGACTCGTCTATCGCTGGATCGGCGGCATGTCCGGAGACTAA